A genomic segment from Halorubrum depositum encodes:
- a CDS encoding type I 3-dehydroquinate dehydratase — protein sequence MFEEFVLTASTADLSEEPRAREHADAAEFRMDLADAPLAQLDAYDGELPLLVTNRASWEGGEAEDLGRYDALSTALGHDAVAAVDVELAALRGNAPEGEQAHAIALRDTAREEDVSVVVSVHDFESTPEPAALVDLLADAVSEGDVGKLATTATAPRDALAMLEATHEATAAGHRVATMCMGEPGRHTRAVTPLYGSKIGYAPVDPANATAPGQYPLATLRRLVDGLREGETDG from the coding sequence ATGTTCGAGGAGTTCGTCCTGACCGCGAGCACGGCCGACCTCTCGGAGGAGCCGCGCGCGCGCGAGCACGCCGACGCCGCGGAGTTCCGGATGGACCTCGCGGACGCCCCGCTCGCCCAGCTCGACGCCTACGACGGGGAGCTCCCGCTCCTCGTCACGAACCGCGCGTCGTGGGAGGGCGGCGAGGCCGAGGACTTGGGTCGGTACGACGCGCTCTCGACCGCGCTCGGACACGACGCGGTCGCCGCGGTCGACGTCGAGCTCGCCGCCCTCCGCGGGAACGCGCCCGAGGGCGAGCAGGCACACGCGATCGCGCTCCGCGACACGGCCCGCGAGGAGGACGTCAGCGTCGTCGTCTCGGTCCACGACTTCGAGTCGACGCCCGAGCCCGCCGCGCTCGTCGACCTGCTCGCCGACGCGGTGAGCGAGGGCGACGTGGGGAAGCTGGCGACGACCGCGACCGCCCCTCGGGACGCGCTCGCGATGCTCGAAGCGACCCACGAGGCGACCGCGGCCGGCCACCGCGTCGCGACGATGTGCATGGGCGAGCCCGGGCGCCACACCCGCGCCGTCACCCCCCTCTACGGCTCGAAGATCGGCTATGCGCCCGTCGACCCCGCGAACGCGACCGCGCCCGGGCAGTACCCGCTCGCGACGCTCCGCCGGCTCGTCGACGGGCTGCGGGAGGGCGAGACGGACGGGTGA
- a CDS encoding rhomboid family intramembrane serine protease, which produces MATCDVCGEYENLPYQCKRCGQTFCAEHRLPENHDCPGLSQWNDPGGVFDSGFDESVEAGGSGASGGESAGVADRVKRRIDRETSTGGLVSYVRGNATYALLAAMWVTFLAQWAVTLTLGEAAHSQIFVLRSDAIGNVWTWFTSVLSHSRLQLFHIIGNSIVILFFGPLVERAVGSKKFVAFFFGAGILAGLGHVLFAVATNAPTTGVLGASGAGFAILGVLTVWRPNMQVLLFFVIPMKIKYLTWGIALISAVLVIQTGTGGVGGIAHLAHLIGFAIGLAFGKRNESLARSAGGPGGMQMGGVRGPRGPGGPGGPGGRY; this is translated from the coding sequence ATGGCGACGTGCGACGTCTGTGGGGAGTACGAGAACCTCCCGTACCAGTGTAAGCGGTGCGGCCAGACGTTCTGCGCCGAGCACCGTCTGCCGGAGAACCACGACTGCCCGGGGCTCTCGCAGTGGAACGACCCCGGCGGCGTGTTCGACAGCGGCTTCGACGAGAGCGTCGAGGCGGGCGGATCGGGCGCCTCCGGCGGCGAGTCCGCGGGCGTCGCGGACCGCGTCAAGCGCCGCATCGACCGCGAGACGAGCACGGGCGGGCTCGTGAGCTACGTCCGCGGCAACGCGACGTACGCCCTGCTGGCGGCGATGTGGGTCACGTTCCTCGCGCAGTGGGCCGTGACGCTCACGCTCGGCGAGGCCGCCCACAGCCAGATCTTCGTCCTCCGGTCGGACGCGATCGGCAACGTCTGGACCTGGTTCACCTCCGTGCTCTCGCACTCTCGACTCCAGCTGTTCCACATCATCGGCAACAGCATCGTGATCCTGTTCTTCGGTCCCCTCGTCGAACGCGCGGTCGGATCGAAGAAGTTCGTCGCGTTCTTCTTCGGCGCGGGGATCCTCGCCGGCCTCGGCCACGTCCTGTTCGCGGTCGCGACGAACGCGCCGACGACGGGCGTGCTCGGGGCCAGCGGCGCCGGCTTCGCGATCCTCGGCGTGCTCACCGTCTGGCGGCCGAACATGCAGGTGCTGCTGTTCTTCGTCATCCCGATGAAGATCAAGTACCTCACGTGGGGGATCGCGCTGATCTCGGCGGTGCTCGTGATCCAGACCGGGACGGGCGGCGTCGGCGGCATCGCCCACCTCGCGCACCTGATCGGCTTCGCGATCGGGCTCGCGTTCGGGAAGCGCAACGAGAGCCTCGCGCGGTCCGCGGGCGGTCCCGGCGGGATGCAGATGGGTGGCGTGCGCGGCCCGCGCGGTCCGGGCGGACCGGGCGGACCGGGCGGGCGCTATTAA
- a CDS encoding MBL fold metallo-hydrolase yields MPTVIDADAFRDRIDERRRGERSFALVDTRPDESYESWRIADSVHYFYKPFHEFDADDFAAETGVGPDDAVVTVCAKGKASLDFAEELEAAGYDDVTVVADGMRGWSGVYDRTAVPLPDAGDDPLDVVQIQRRAKGCLGYLVVGGRSAEEKAASDGSDRVAVADPDGSDRVAIAVDVSRHGDEWREAAAERGASIAAVLDTHVHADHLSGGRDLADDIGVPYYLPAAAAERDVAYDFEPLGRNETLDVGGADVKALATPGHTSDMASYLVGRSAVLTGDALFTDSVGRTELQFGDADDSAKETPDGSADAADATHGATQLYDSLHGTLLAEPDDVVVCPGHFAVGNDGTTGDVVPGEPVTTTVGAVRRKLEVLGLDREAFVERITATLPEKPPNYESVIAANRGVESPPDETAAIELELGPNRCAADAGGESTADD; encoded by the coding sequence ATGCCGACCGTCATCGACGCCGACGCGTTCCGCGACCGGATCGACGAACGCCGCCGCGGCGAGCGGTCCTTCGCCCTCGTCGACACGCGGCCGGACGAGAGCTACGAGAGCTGGCGGATCGCCGACTCGGTCCACTACTTCTACAAGCCGTTTCACGAGTTCGACGCCGACGACTTCGCGGCCGAGACCGGGGTCGGCCCCGACGACGCCGTCGTCACGGTCTGCGCGAAGGGGAAGGCCTCGCTCGACTTCGCCGAGGAGCTCGAAGCGGCGGGGTACGACGACGTGACGGTCGTCGCGGACGGGATGCGCGGCTGGTCGGGCGTGTACGACCGGACGGCAGTTCCGCTTCCCGATGCCGGAGACGACCCCCTCGACGTCGTCCAGATCCAGCGGCGCGCGAAGGGGTGTCTGGGGTATCTCGTGGTGGGCGGGCGCTCGGCCGAGGAGAAGGCCGCTTCCGACGGCTCCGACCGCGTCGCCGTCGCCGATCCCGATGGCTCCGACCGCGTCGCCATCGCCGTCGACGTCTCCCGTCACGGCGACGAGTGGCGGGAGGCGGCCGCCGAGCGCGGCGCGTCGATCGCGGCGGTCCTCGACACGCACGTCCACGCCGACCACCTCTCCGGCGGTCGGGACCTCGCCGACGATATCGGCGTCCCCTACTACCTCCCGGCGGCGGCCGCAGAGCGCGACGTGGCGTACGACTTCGAGCCGCTCGGGCGCAACGAGACGCTTGACGTCGGCGGCGCCGACGTGAAGGCGCTCGCGACCCCCGGCCACACCTCTGACATGGCGAGCTACCTCGTCGGTCGGTCGGCGGTGCTCACCGGCGACGCGCTGTTCACCGACAGCGTCGGCCGGACGGAGCTACAGTTCGGGGACGCCGACGATAGCGCGAAAGAGACGCCGGACGGTTCCGCGGACGCGGCGGACGCGACGCACGGCGCGACACAGCTGTACGACTCGCTCCACGGGACGCTGCTCGCGGAGCCCGACGACGTCGTCGTCTGCCCGGGCCACTTCGCGGTCGGGAACGACGGAACGACCGGTGACGTCGTGCCCGGCGAGCCGGTGACGACGACGGTGGGCGCGGTGCGCCGAAAGCTGGAGGTGCTCGGACTCGACCGCGAGGCGTTCGTGGAGCGGATCACGGCGACGCTGCCTGAGAAGCCGCCGAACTACGAGTCCGTCATCGCGGCGAACCGCGGGGTCGAGTCGCCGCCGGACGAGACCGCGGCGATCGAGTTAGAGCTCGGACCGAACCGGTGTGCGGCGGACGCGGGCGGGGAGTCGACGGCGGACGACTAA
- a CDS encoding nucleotide-binding protein, which translates to MVEAFAVASGKGGTGKTTSTLALGMALADEHDVTVVDADTGMANLLFHAGLDDAAVTLHDLLVEGTATDVAEATYDRFGLSVVPCGTSLAGFEAAEPGRLRDVVAELASDTDVLLLDSPAALGSKSAVLPVVLADRVVVVVEPTIPALSDGLKVQEYARSYGTETAGVLFNKVRDDAADVAEQAERHFGGPVLARVPDSDVVRAARRAGEPLLAHAPESDAAAGYRRAAARLDVRDGDGDAVADRFRSAVVPDTP; encoded by the coding sequence ATGGTCGAGGCGTTCGCGGTCGCCAGCGGGAAGGGCGGCACGGGCAAGACGACGAGCACGCTCGCGCTCGGGATGGCGTTGGCCGACGAGCACGACGTCACCGTCGTCGACGCCGACACGGGGATGGCGAACCTCCTCTTTCACGCCGGGCTCGACGACGCGGCGGTCACCCTCCACGACTTACTCGTCGAGGGGACCGCGACCGACGTCGCGGAGGCGACGTACGACCGGTTCGGGCTCTCGGTCGTCCCCTGCGGCACGTCGCTCGCGGGGTTCGAGGCAGCCGAGCCGGGACGGCTCCGGGACGTCGTCGCCGAGCTCGCGAGCGACACCGACGTGCTCCTGCTCGACTCGCCGGCCGCGCTCGGCTCCAAGTCGGCGGTCCTCCCCGTCGTCCTCGCGGATCGGGTCGTCGTCGTCGTCGAACCGACGATCCCCGCGCTCTCTGACGGGCTGAAGGTACAGGAGTACGCCCGCTCGTACGGCACCGAGACGGCGGGCGTCCTGTTCAACAAGGTCCGGGACGATGCCGCGGACGTGGCCGAGCAGGCCGAGCGCCACTTCGGCGGGCCGGTGCTCGCACGCGTCCCCGACAGCGACGTGGTCAGGGCGGCGCGTCGAGCCGGCGAACCCCTCCTCGCGCACGCGCCGGAGAGCGACGCGGCGGCCGGCTACCGACGGGCGGCGGCCCGGCTCGACGTGCGCGACGGCGACGGCGACGCGGTCGCCGACCGGTTCCGGAGCGCGGTCGTGCCGGACACGCCATGA
- a CDS encoding endonuclease V produces the protein MSPPDSVRSPPVDPGAVARPEFLPDPVLSRAEMESLQRELAATATFADDHGLDPAAVAIDDPADLTDGLPDAHQETLPGTHRDVGDPDAPVVVGVDQAFLTPDDGEDRAVSAAVAVRDGVVIEYASATTPLSIPYVPGLLAFREGEPMLAALDALEAEPDLLVCDGSGRIHFREAGIATHVGVLLDVPSVGVAKSLLCGEPDDPTDERPEGWRTPIRADDSIETADPGESLVIGHAFQSRQYPNSRRVNPLYVSPGHRVSAETTVELVDALCAGYKLPEPTRLADAYADAVKRGED, from the coding sequence ATGTCGCCGCCGGATTCGGTGCGGTCGCCCCCGGTCGACCCGGGGGCCGTCGCGCGCCCGGAGTTCCTCCCGGATCCCGTCCTCTCTCGAGCCGAGATGGAGTCGCTCCAGCGCGAGCTGGCCGCGACGGCGACGTTCGCGGACGATCACGGCCTCGACCCGGCCGCGGTGGCGATCGACGACCCCGCGGATCTGACCGACGGGCTCCCGGACGCGCACCAAGAGACGCTCCCGGGTACGCACCGAGACGTCGGCGACCCCGACGCACCGGTCGTGGTCGGCGTCGATCAGGCGTTCCTGACCCCCGACGACGGCGAGGACAGGGCGGTCTCCGCTGCGGTCGCGGTCCGCGACGGGGTCGTGATCGAGTACGCGAGCGCGACCACGCCGCTCTCGATCCCGTACGTTCCGGGCCTCCTCGCGTTCCGCGAGGGGGAGCCGATGCTGGCCGCGCTCGACGCACTGGAGGCCGAGCCGGACCTGTTGGTCTGTGACGGCTCCGGCCGGATCCACTTCCGGGAGGCCGGCATCGCGACCCACGTCGGCGTCCTGCTCGACGTCCCGAGCGTCGGCGTCGCGAAGAGCCTGCTGTGCGGCGAGCCCGACGATCCGACCGACGAGCGACCCGAGGGGTGGCGGACGCCGATCCGCGCCGACGACTCGATCGAGACGGCGGACCCCGGTGAGTCCCTGGTCATCGGCCACGCCTTCCAGTCGCGGCAGTACCCGAACAGCCGCCGCGTGAATCCCCTGTACGTGAGCCCCGGACACCGAGTCTCGGCCGAGACGACCGTCGAGCTGGTCGACGCGCTGTGCGCGGGGTACAAGCTCCCCGAGCCGACTCGGCTCGCGGACGCGTACGCGGACGCCGTGAAGCGCGGGGAGGACTGA
- the ppsA gene encoding phosphoenolpyruvate synthase, translated as MAVLWLEDVDADDVGTVGGKAASLGELIGAGLPVPPGFAVTAGTYRTFIEEAGIDEELFSAVDVDPEDSAALRAAEERAEELILETPFPEEVREEILERYRSMGDGDDEAFVAVRSSATAEDLPDSSFAGQQETFLNVREDDLLRRVKECWASLFTQRAIYYRQQRGFPHADVDIAVVVQRMVDAEKSGVMFTSHPSTGDPQITIEAAWGLGEAVVSGTVSPDNYVYDRERGAVENVTVADKKVEMVKDDETGETVQLDVDEERRTARVLSDAEIEELVALGERVEDHYGTPQDVEWAIREGEIYMLQSRPITTIQEDAGDEGDEGDEGDADAGGTGGETPRKSTAGDAASGQPGAANGGTAGSDEDVLVDGLGASPGVVSGAVRIVHKLDHLDQVQEGDVMVTEMTMPDMVPAMKRAAGIVTDEGGMTSHAAIISRELGVPAVVGTGNGTRLLEDGQQVTLDGDKGTVRAGADAEAESGEEFEPVEAARPETPVKPMTATEVKVNVSIPEAAERAAATGADGVGLLRIEHMVLSLGKTPEKYIADHGARAYQDELIEGVRRVADEFYPRPVRVRTIDAPTDEFRELEGGEGEPNEHNPMLGWRGIRRSLDKPDPFRQELAAFARLFDMGYDNLEVMFPLVNDAADVEAITGHMRDAGIDPETHRWGVMIETPASALQIEELANAGIDFASFGTNDLTQYTLAVDRNNEHVAGRFDELHPAVLQLIGDTIETCRELGVDTSICGQAGSKSEMVDFLVEEGVSSISANIDAVRDVQHEVKRTEQRLLLDSVR; from the coding sequence ATGGCAGTACTCTGGCTGGAGGACGTCGACGCCGACGACGTCGGGACCGTCGGCGGGAAGGCCGCTTCGCTCGGTGAACTCATCGGTGCCGGACTCCCGGTTCCCCCGGGATTCGCCGTCACCGCGGGCACGTACCGGACCTTCATCGAGGAGGCGGGGATCGACGAGGAGCTGTTCTCGGCCGTCGACGTCGACCCCGAGGACTCCGCCGCGCTCCGCGCGGCCGAGGAGCGCGCCGAAGAGCTGATCCTGGAGACGCCGTTCCCCGAGGAGGTCCGCGAGGAGATCCTGGAACGGTACCGCTCGATGGGCGACGGGGACGACGAGGCGTTCGTCGCCGTGCGCTCCTCCGCGACGGCCGAGGACCTCCCGGACTCTTCGTTCGCCGGCCAGCAGGAGACGTTCCTCAACGTCCGCGAGGACGACCTGCTGCGCCGGGTGAAGGAGTGTTGGGCGTCGCTGTTCACCCAGCGGGCGATCTACTACCGCCAGCAACGCGGGTTCCCGCACGCCGACGTCGACATCGCGGTCGTCGTCCAGCGGATGGTCGACGCCGAGAAGTCCGGCGTGATGTTCACCAGCCACCCCTCGACCGGTGATCCGCAGATCACCATCGAGGCCGCGTGGGGGCTCGGCGAGGCGGTCGTCTCCGGCACGGTCTCGCCCGACAACTACGTGTACGACCGCGAACGCGGCGCCGTCGAAAATGTCACTGTCGCGGACAAGAAGGTGGAGATGGTGAAAGACGACGAGACGGGCGAGACCGTCCAGCTCGACGTCGACGAGGAGCGCCGCACCGCGCGGGTCCTCTCCGACGCGGAGATCGAGGAGCTGGTCGCGCTCGGCGAGCGCGTCGAGGACCACTACGGGACCCCTCAAGACGTCGAGTGGGCGATCCGCGAGGGCGAGATCTACATGCTCCAGTCGCGCCCGATCACGACGATTCAGGAGGACGCGGGCGACGAGGGCGACGAGGGCGACGAGGGCGACGCGGATGCGGGCGGAACCGGCGGCGAGACACCGAGAAAGTCCACCGCCGGGGACGCGGCGTCTGGCCAGCCCGGCGCGGCCAACGGCGGAACCGCCGGGTCGGACGAGGACGTCCTCGTCGACGGGCTCGGCGCCAGTCCGGGGGTCGTCTCCGGGGCGGTCCGGATCGTCCACAAGCTCGACCACCTCGACCAGGTCCAGGAGGGCGACGTGATGGTCACGGAGATGACGATGCCGGACATGGTCCCGGCGATGAAACGCGCCGCGGGGATCGTCACCGACGAGGGCGGGATGACGAGCCACGCCGCGATCATCTCCCGCGAGCTCGGCGTCCCGGCCGTCGTCGGCACCGGGAACGGGACGCGGCTGCTCGAGGACGGCCAGCAGGTCACCCTCGACGGGGACAAGGGGACCGTGCGCGCCGGGGCCGACGCCGAGGCCGAGTCCGGCGAGGAGTTCGAGCCCGTGGAGGCGGCCCGCCCCGAGACGCCGGTGAAGCCGATGACGGCGACGGAGGTGAAGGTGAACGTCTCGATCCCCGAGGCGGCCGAGCGCGCGGCCGCGACGGGCGCCGACGGGGTCGGGCTCCTCCGGATCGAGCACATGGTGCTCTCGCTCGGGAAGACGCCCGAGAAGTACATCGCCGACCACGGCGCCCGCGCGTATCAGGACGAGCTGATCGAGGGCGTTCGCCGCGTCGCCGACGAGTTCTACCCGCGGCCGGTCCGCGTGCGCACCATCGACGCGCCCACCGACGAGTTCCGCGAGCTGGAGGGCGGCGAGGGCGAGCCGAACGAGCACAACCCGATGCTCGGCTGGCGCGGGATCCGGCGCAGCCTCGACAAGCCCGACCCGTTCCGGCAGGAGCTCGCGGCGTTCGCGCGGCTCTTCGACATGGGGTACGACAACCTTGAGGTGATGTTCCCTCTCGTCAACGACGCGGCCGACGTCGAAGCGATCACGGGCCACATGCGCGACGCCGGCATCGACCCCGAGACGCACCGCTGGGGCGTGATGATCGAGACGCCCGCGAGCGCGCTGCAGATCGAGGAGCTGGCGAACGCCGGGATCGACTTCGCCTCCTTCGGCACCAACGACCTCACGCAGTACACGCTGGCGGTCGACCGCAACAACGAGCACGTCGCCGGCCGGTTCGACGAGCTCCACCCCGCGGTGCTCCAGCTGATCGGCGACACGATCGAGACGTGCCGCGAGCTCGGCGTCGACACGAGCATCTGCGGGCAGGCCGGCTCCAAGTCGGAGATGGTCGACTTCCTCGTCGAGGAGGGCGTCTCCTCCATCTCCGCGAACATCGACGCCGTCCGCGACGTACAACACGAGGTGAAGCGGACCGAACAGCGGCTCCTCCTCGACTCGGTGCGCTGA
- a CDS encoding potassium channel family protein, translating to MGRFDRRESPLSVTYEPTSVKDLLVEMKDTAELLIDLSYSAVLHGSPTIAEEVVELEHRMDVLQMRARMSLMLAARSPDEAETLAPVLGVIGAADKISDAAGDIAKIVTEEIGLPDAMRGALTGGVETLVRGAVAPDSGYAGRTLKDIDLESKTGVRVIAIRRDDDWILNPGPKTRLEAGDVALLRGPETGVAEAYPELAGEPFEPEEPVEPAIDDLERAVDSIVLMKNLSELAVDLAYGSILFNNEELAEEVSNLEIEVDALQSRFEAWTLRAAREADDPVSLRGLIHLGVATEEISDAALEITEGVARDLGVHPVVEMAVQESDEIITRTVIREGSDLAGASVENGIPTTDVSTSVIAIRRPDEGWLIGHDIDTVLRPGDAVISKGTRTSAEEFEALAS from the coding sequence ATGGGACGATTCGACCGGCGGGAGTCGCCGCTGTCGGTCACGTACGAGCCGACGAGCGTGAAGGACCTGCTCGTGGAGATGAAAGACACCGCGGAGCTGCTGATCGACCTGTCGTACTCGGCGGTGCTCCACGGGAGCCCGACGATCGCCGAGGAGGTCGTCGAGCTGGAACACCGAATGGACGTCCTCCAGATGCGCGCGCGGATGAGCCTCATGCTCGCGGCCCGGAGCCCCGACGAGGCCGAGACGCTCGCCCCGGTGCTCGGCGTGATCGGCGCGGCCGACAAGATCTCCGACGCCGCGGGCGACATCGCGAAGATCGTCACCGAGGAGATCGGGCTCCCCGACGCGATGCGCGGCGCGCTCACCGGGGGCGTCGAGACGCTCGTCCGCGGCGCCGTCGCGCCGGACTCCGGCTACGCCGGTCGCACGCTCAAGGACATCGACCTGGAGTCGAAGACGGGGGTCCGCGTCATCGCGATCCGGCGCGACGACGACTGGATCCTCAACCCCGGGCCGAAGACGCGGCTCGAGGCCGGCGACGTGGCGCTCCTTCGCGGCCCGGAGACGGGCGTCGCCGAGGCGTATCCCGAGCTGGCGGGCGAGCCGTTCGAGCCGGAGGAGCCGGTCGAGCCCGCGATCGACGACTTGGAGCGCGCGGTCGACTCCATCGTGCTGATGAAGAACCTCTCCGAGCTCGCAGTCGACCTGGCGTACGGCTCGATCCTGTTCAACAACGAGGAGCTCGCGGAGGAGGTGTCCAACCTCGAGATCGAGGTCGACGCGCTCCAGTCACGGTTCGAGGCGTGGACGCTCCGCGCCGCGCGGGAGGCCGACGACCCCGTCTCGCTCCGCGGGCTGATCCACCTCGGCGTCGCCACCGAGGAGATATCGGACGCCGCCTTGGAGATCACCGAGGGCGTCGCGCGCGACCTCGGCGTCCACCCGGTCGTGGAGATGGCGGTCCAGGAGTCCGACGAGATCATCACGCGGACCGTGATCCGGGAGGGGAGCGACCTGGCGGGCGCGAGCGTCGAGAACGGGATCCCGACGACCGACGTCTCCACGAGCGTGATCGCGATCCGCCGCCCCGACGAGGGGTGGCTGATCGGGCACGACATCGACACCGTCCTGCGCCCCGGCGACGCCGTCATCTCGAAGGGAACCCGCACCTCCGCCGAGGAGTTCGAGGCGCTCGCGTCGTGA
- a CDS encoding DUF7385 family protein: MGDEDTDGPMSAEEFRSLRDGLVRQSSGGGTTVYKNAAGVGCPNPDCDRGVFQTLFVSDHGWQQIGATRDGIDLCLCNTETKRLVFIHDE, encoded by the coding sequence ATGGGAGACGAAGACACGGACGGACCGATGTCTGCCGAGGAGTTCCGCTCGCTGCGCGACGGGCTGGTGCGTCAGAGCTCCGGCGGGGGGACGACCGTTTACAAGAACGCCGCCGGCGTCGGGTGCCCGAACCCGGACTGCGACCGCGGCGTGTTCCAGACGCTGTTCGTCAGCGACCACGGCTGGCAGCAGATCGGCGCCACCAGGGACGGGATCGACCTCTGTCTGTGTAACACAGAGACGAAGCGGCTCGTCTTCATCCACGACGAGTGA
- a CDS encoding nuclear transport factor 2 family protein: MTASSAADPEGLARAYYEALDAGDYERLRELLAPDFVQRRPDRTFEGRDRFVAFMRDERPMTDTTHAVDAVYPAGPGVAVRGRLLDADGDEVFAFVDVFDVADGRLAALETYAADGAE; encoded by the coding sequence GTGACCGCCTCGTCGGCCGCGGACCCCGAGGGCCTCGCCCGCGCCTACTACGAGGCGCTCGACGCCGGCGACTACGAGCGGCTTCGAGAGCTGCTCGCCCCCGATTTCGTCCAGCGGCGCCCGGACCGCACCTTCGAGGGCCGCGACCGCTTCGTGGCGTTCATGCGCGACGAGCGGCCGATGACGGACACGACCCACGCCGTCGACGCGGTGTACCCGGCGGGCCCCGGCGTCGCGGTCCGCGGGCGGCTGCTGGACGCCGACGGCGACGAGGTGTTCGCGTTCGTCGACGTCTTCGACGTCGCTGACGGGCGGCTGGCGGCACTGGAGACGTACGCCGCCGACGGGGCGGAGTAA
- the mfnA gene encoding tyrosine decarboxylase MfnA translates to MQGLEPQSFDRVLSSMCTEPHPAARAAAERYLATNPGDPATYEAVASLEERAVELLATLADHPSPTDAAGYVTSGGTEANVQALRSARNRHDASDVNVVVPESGHFSFHKAAELLDVGLRTLPVDGDYRARIDAAAAAVDDATALVVGVAGSTEYGRVDPIPALTEIAHDAGALMHVDAAWGGFLLPFTDRAWSFGDAPVDTLTIDPHKFGRAPVPAGGLLAREPAALDALAVDTPYLETRSQATLTGTRSGAGVAGAVAAVEALWPDGYREATERATGNAAWLADALAERGYDVVEPTLPLVAAALPEAEFDALREAGWKVSRTAAGELRVVCMPHVTREALRAFVADVDRIRE, encoded by the coding sequence ATGCAGGGGCTCGAGCCGCAGTCGTTCGACCGGGTGCTCTCCTCGATGTGTACCGAACCGCACCCCGCGGCCCGGGCGGCGGCCGAGCGCTACCTCGCGACGAACCCCGGCGACCCGGCCACCTACGAGGCGGTCGCGTCGCTGGAGGAGCGCGCGGTCGAGCTGCTCGCGACCCTCGCGGACCACCCGTCGCCGACCGACGCGGCCGGCTACGTCACATCCGGCGGGACCGAGGCGAACGTGCAGGCGCTCCGGTCCGCCCGGAACCGCCACGACGCGAGCGACGTCAACGTCGTCGTCCCCGAGAGCGGCCACTTCTCGTTTCACAAGGCCGCGGAGCTGCTCGACGTCGGGCTCCGGACGCTCCCCGTCGACGGCGACTACCGGGCCCGGATCGACGCGGCCGCCGCCGCCGTCGACGACGCCACCGCCCTGGTCGTCGGCGTCGCCGGCAGCACGGAGTACGGGCGCGTCGACCCGATCCCGGCGCTGACCGAGATCGCCCACGACGCCGGCGCGCTGATGCACGTCGACGCCGCGTGGGGCGGGTTCCTCCTCCCGTTCACGGACCGCGCGTGGTCGTTCGGCGACGCCCCGGTCGACACGCTGACGATCGACCCCCACAAGTTCGGACGGGCGCCCGTTCCCGCCGGCGGGCTCCTCGCCCGCGAGCCGGCCGCGCTCGACGCGCTCGCGGTCGACACGCCGTACCTGGAGACGCGGTCGCAGGCGACCCTGACGGGCACGCGGAGCGGCGCGGGCGTCGCCGGCGCGGTCGCCGCGGTGGAGGCGCTGTGGCCCGACGGCTACCGCGAGGCGACCGAGCGGGCGACCGGGAACGCCGCGTGGCTCGCCGACGCCCTCGCCGAGCGCGGCTACGACGTGGTCGAGCCAACGCTCCCGCTCGTCGCCGCGGCGCTCCCCGAGGCCGAGTTCGACGCGCTCCGGGAGGCCGGCTGGAAGGTGTCGCGGACGGCCGCGGGCGAGCTCCGCGTCGTCTGCATGCCGCACGTGACGCGCGAGGCGCTCCGGGCGTTCGTCGCGGACGTCGACCGGATACGGGAGTGA